GCCGACGATCCGGTCGCCGGCACAGCTGATGCCTGGGAAGTCTTCGACGCCCATCAGGAGGCAGAGCAGTGGTAGTCCCCGGCCAGGCAGCCGCACACACCGGCCCGTTCGCCTCACCGACCACATGGCGGGAGTGGATGCAGTTCCTCGATGCCGAACCCCCTCGCCTGTCGGGCCCGGGCCCGTGGACGCTTCAGGAGCGCCTCGACTACCACTCCCAGTTCGTGATCCTCTCCACCCCGGTCATGGACAAGATCTCCCTCACCCTGCGGCGGCTGATGATCCTCAACCGGCACCACAACGGCACCGCCCGGCGGGGGCTGATGATCTCCGGGCCGCCCACCACCGGAAAGACCACCGCTCTGCAGCAGCTCGGGCGGTCCTTCCACCTCGCCGACCGGGCCCGCCACACCGGCACCGGCGAGCGACTGCCCGTGATCTTCCTGTCCGTACCGCCCGCCGCCACACCGAAGATGCTGGTCTCCGAGCTGGCCCGGTTCCTCGACCTGCCCATCGGAAAGACGATGAACCAGGCGCGGATCACCGACATCGTCTGCGGCGCCCTTCGCGATCTGGCGACCCAGCTCGTCCTCGTCGACGACGTCCATCTACTCAACACCCGCACCCGCGTCGGCGCCGAGACCTCCGACCAGATGAAGCACCTCAGCGAACGCATCCCCGCCACGTTCGTCTATGCCGGCGTCGCCATCGAGGCCTCCCCGCTGTTGACCGGCAACCGCGGTGCGCAGCTGGCCGGGCGGTTCAAGATGGTGCGCAACCCTCCCCTGGCCTACGGCAGCACCACACAGCGCACAGCCTGGGAAGGCCTGGTCGGCGGCATGGAAAGCGCCCTGCGGCTTACCCACCACCGCCCCGGC
This genomic interval from Streptomyces sp. NBC_00557 contains the following:
- a CDS encoding ATP-binding protein; this translates as MQFLDAEPPRLSGPGPWTLQERLDYHSQFVILSTPVMDKISLTLRRLMILNRHHNGTARRGLMISGPPTTGKTTALQQLGRSFHLADRARHTGTGERLPVIFLSVPPAATPKMLVSELARFLDLPIGKTMNQARITDIVCGALRDLATQLVLVDDVHLLNTRTRVGAETSDQMKHLSERIPATFVYAGVAIEASPLLTGNRGAQLAGRFKMVRNPPLAYGSTTQRTAWEGLVGGMESALRLTHHRPGTLTRHAAYLHQRTAGRIGSLSALVREAAIAAILDGTEKINKRLLADIEVDQLAEQTARPPART